A genomic region of Dactylococcopsis salina PCC 8305 contains the following coding sequences:
- the glgX gene encoding glycogen debranching protein GlgX, which yields MNLDVWPGKPTPLGATYDGKGVNFAIYSENATEVELCLFTEQDHEIRLPLKEVHNQIWHGYLPGLQPGQRYNYRVHGDFLPKQGHRFNRKKLLLDPYAEAITGDIGYGEEIFAYPWETEEKDLACSNTDDSHLIPKCVVVNHDFDWEDDRPLQTPWHETIIYEVHLKGFTQQHPEIPQHLRGTYAALAHPTAIDYLKNLGITAVELLPIHHFLAYPRHLITKGLHNYWGYDSIGYFAPYSEYSATGRQGEQIQEFKAMVKALHQAGIEVILDVVYNHTGEGNHLGSTVCFRGIDNVAYYRLVDNDPRYYMDFTGCGNSLNVRHPQVLKLIMDSLRYWVEEMHVDGFRFDLASALARELYEVNRLAAFFDIIHQDPILSNVKLIAEPWDVGEGGYQVGNFPLLWSEWNGKYRDTVRDFWRGEDNTLNEFASRFTGSPDLYQANGKLPHASINFITAHDGFTLRDLVSYNEKHNQANGENNHDGEDHNRSWNCGAEGETDEEEILKFRSRQQRNFLVTLMLSQGVPMLLGGDEIGRTQQGNNNAYCQDNELTWFNWELSPDHKALLTFTQKLIQFRQQHPIFHRRNWFQGRSIHGSQVNDISWHHPDGSAFSEKQWETNQLTKAITVFLNGLELSAPDPEGKRLTDDSFLLLFNSYQEETVFTIPDALQNRNWQVVIDTNQGGFISEEKSYAGKEEIIINGFSILVLTIIE from the coding sequence GTGAATTTAGACGTTTGGCCAGGGAAACCCACCCCTTTAGGGGCGACTTATGATGGGAAAGGTGTCAACTTTGCCATCTACTCAGAAAATGCCACAGAAGTTGAGTTATGCTTATTCACAGAACAAGATCATGAGATTCGTCTCCCTCTAAAAGAAGTTCATAATCAGATTTGGCATGGTTATCTCCCTGGCTTGCAACCAGGACAGCGCTACAATTATCGTGTGCATGGAGACTTTCTCCCCAAACAGGGACATCGGTTTAATCGCAAAAAACTATTGCTTGATCCCTATGCAGAAGCAATTACAGGAGATATTGGTTACGGGGAAGAAATCTTTGCTTATCCCTGGGAAACAGAGGAAAAAGACTTAGCTTGTTCCAACACCGATGATAGTCATCTGATTCCAAAATGTGTCGTTGTCAATCACGATTTTGACTGGGAAGACGATCGACCGTTACAAACGCCTTGGCATGAAACCATCATCTATGAAGTGCATCTCAAAGGCTTTACCCAACAACATCCCGAAATTCCGCAACATCTGCGAGGCACTTATGCCGCTTTAGCCCATCCCACAGCCATTGATTATCTCAAAAATTTAGGCATTACTGCTGTTGAATTACTTCCGATTCATCACTTTTTAGCCTATCCTAGACATTTAATCACAAAAGGATTACATAACTATTGGGGATATGACTCGATCGGGTATTTTGCCCCCTATTCTGAGTATAGTGCCACTGGTAGGCAAGGAGAACAAATCCAAGAATTTAAGGCGATGGTAAAAGCACTACATCAAGCGGGAATTGAGGTGATCTTAGATGTGGTTTACAATCATACGGGAGAAGGAAACCATTTAGGATCAACGGTTTGTTTTCGGGGAATTGATAACGTCGCTTACTATCGCCTAGTCGATAATGATCCACGCTACTACATGGATTTTACTGGCTGTGGTAACTCATTAAATGTACGTCATCCCCAAGTTTTGAAGTTGATTATGGATAGTCTGCGTTATTGGGTGGAAGAAATGCACGTCGATGGTTTTCGCTTTGATTTAGCTTCCGCTTTGGCGCGAGAATTATATGAAGTGAATCGTTTAGCCGCCTTTTTTGATATCATTCACCAAGACCCAATTCTGTCCAATGTCAAACTGATTGCTGAACCTTGGGACGTAGGAGAAGGAGGCTATCAAGTGGGAAATTTCCCTCTATTATGGTCAGAATGGAATGGGAAATATCGGGATACGGTGCGAGATTTTTGGCGCGGTGAAGATAATACATTAAATGAGTTTGCTTCTCGTTTTACGGGTAGCCCCGATTTGTATCAAGCTAATGGTAAACTGCCTCATGCTAGTATTAATTTTATTACTGCCCATGATGGGTTTACGCTGCGTGATTTAGTTAGTTACAACGAAAAACATAATCAGGCAAATGGGGAGAATAATCACGATGGAGAAGATCATAACCGATCGTGGAATTGTGGTGCAGAAGGAGAAACAGACGAGGAAGAAATCTTAAAATTTCGATCGCGCCAACAACGGAATTTTCTCGTTACCCTGATGTTATCTCAAGGCGTTCCCATGTTACTCGGTGGCGATGAAATTGGACGCACTCAACAAGGAAATAATAACGCTTATTGTCAGGATAATGAACTGACTTGGTTTAATTGGGAATTATCTCCCGATCATAAAGCATTACTTACCTTTACTCAGAAATTAATTCAATTTCGCCAACAACATCCCATTTTCCATCGTCGAAATTGGTTTCAAGGTCGATCGATTCATGGTTCACAAGTCAATGATATCAGTTGGCATCATCCCGATGGCAGTGCTTTCAGTGAGAAGCAATGGGAAACCAATCAACTAACAAAAGCAATTACCGTTTTTCTCAACGGTTTAGAATTATCCGCACCTGATCCCGAAGGAAAACGCTTAACCGATGATAGTTTTTTGTTGCTGTTTAATAGTTATCAAGAGGAAACAGTCTTTACAATTCCTGATGCTTTACAAAATCGTAATTGGCAAGTTGTAATTGATACCAATCAAGGCGGATTTATCTCTGAGGAAAAAAGTTATGCAGGAAAAGAGGAAATTATTATCAATGGGTTTTCTATCTTGGTTTTGACAATAATTGAGTAA
- a CDS encoding DNA cytosine methyltransferase, which yields MQIVSLFSGCGGLDLGFRQAGFQVVWANEYDRTIWSTYQRNHQNTILDQRDIKEITSQDIPDCVGIIGGPPCQSWSEGGKQRGINDDRGRLFLEYIRVLKDKQPDFFLAENVSGILHSKHQESFQQIFDSFRKAGYNVAYKLLNAKFYNVPQDRIRVIFVGYHHRLGKKFDFGKLTPQNNIPTLKDAIWNLRLSAIPAKEKNKTRGNECLIPNHEYMIGGFSSIYMSRNRVRNWTEPSFTIQAGGRHAPIHPQANKMIKVEKDKFVFDENSLENYRRLSVRECARIQTFPDNFIFDYDYVNNGYKMVGNAVPVNFARAIAQIIYYDLLNQTIPVDLNQRQSEPIQLTLPVG from the coding sequence ATGCAGATTGTATCATTATTCTCAGGTTGCGGTGGATTAGACCTAGGTTTTCGTCAAGCAGGTTTTCAAGTCGTGTGGGCGAATGAATATGATCGAACAATTTGGTCAACTTATCAAAGAAATCATCAGAATACAATTTTAGATCAACGAGATATCAAAGAAATTACGTCTCAAGATATCCCCGATTGTGTGGGCATCATTGGTGGCCCTCCTTGTCAAAGCTGGAGTGAAGGAGGAAAGCAAAGAGGGATTAATGACGATCGCGGTCGGCTTTTTTTAGAATATATTCGGGTGTTAAAAGATAAACAGCCTGACTTTTTTTTAGCGGAAAATGTCTCGGGAATTTTGCATTCTAAACATCAAGAGTCTTTTCAGCAAATATTTGATAGTTTCCGAAAAGCAGGATACAATGTTGCTTACAAACTCCTAAACGCAAAATTTTATAATGTTCCTCAAGATCGAATTCGTGTAATTTTTGTTGGTTATCATCATCGTCTTGGTAAAAAATTTGACTTTGGTAAACTAACACCACAAAATAATATTCCAACTCTAAAAGATGCAATTTGGAATTTACGCCTATCTGCAATTCCAGCAAAAGAAAAAAATAAAACGAGAGGCAACGAGTGTTTAATTCCAAATCATGAATATATGATTGGCGGTTTTTCTAGTATTTATATGTCTCGTAATCGGGTTCGCAATTGGACAGAACCATCATTTACAATTCAGGCTGGAGGAAGGCACGCCCCCATTCATCCCCAAGCCAATAAAATGATTAAGGTAGAAAAGGATAAATTTGTTTTTGATGAAAATTCCCTTGAAAATTACCGCAGATTATCGGTAAGAGAATGTGCAAGAATTCAGACTTTTCCTGATAATTTTATCTTTGATTATGATTATGTTAATAATGGCTATAAGATGGTGGGAAATGCTGTTCCTGTTAATTTTGCAAGGGCGATCGCGCAGATTATTTATTATGATTTATTAAATCAAACTATTCCTGTAGATTTAAATCAAAGACAATCTGAGCCAATTCAACTTACTTTACCTGTTGGTTGA
- a CDS encoding carbohydrate kinase family protein — translation MTQVLCLGEILYDCLAQEAGKPIESVKNWIAYPGGAPANVATALVKLGTSSGFIGCIGKDEAGQSLKQLLLETGVNCQGIQEHPNAPTRQVYVLRSRDGDREFAGFGNHRPDQFADAFLQADQLPIPLFEQAQFLVIGTLELAYPTTRRAVFRALELANTYNIKVLVDVNWRPMFWHHPEEAIPLIKQLWQFVDFVKFSREEAQWLFNTAESGAIAHQLSSIEGVFVTDGGETISYYLNDFEGKIPTFAVSVEDTTGAGDSFVAGLVHQLCQKGLNNFSNAHSVKESIIYASAVGGLTTTRSGAIAAQPTDSEVKQFLKSQN, via the coding sequence ATGACACAAGTGCTTTGCTTAGGAGAAATTCTGTATGATTGTTTAGCCCAAGAAGCAGGAAAGCCGATCGAAAGTGTCAAAAACTGGATCGCCTATCCAGGAGGCGCACCAGCAAACGTCGCCACCGCATTAGTGAAACTGGGAACATCTTCAGGTTTTATTGGTTGCATTGGCAAAGATGAGGCGGGACAATCCTTAAAACAGTTGCTTTTAGAAACAGGAGTTAACTGTCAAGGGATTCAAGAACATCCCAACGCCCCCACTCGTCAAGTATATGTTTTACGCTCCAGGGATGGCGATCGAGAATTTGCAGGCTTTGGCAATCATCGCCCTGATCAATTTGCCGATGCGTTTCTCCAAGCTGATCAATTACCGATTCCTCTATTTGAACAAGCACAGTTTTTAGTCATTGGCACATTAGAACTAGCTTATCCAACGACTCGTAGAGCCGTTTTTCGGGCTTTAGAGTTAGCCAACACTTACAATATTAAAGTCTTAGTGGATGTCAACTGGCGACCCATGTTTTGGCATCATCCCGAAGAAGCCATCCCTTTGATTAAACAATTGTGGCAGTTTGTGGATTTTGTAAAGTTCTCTCGTGAAGAGGCACAATGGTTATTTAATACAGCAGAGTCAGGCGCGATCGCCCATCAACTTTCCTCAATAGAAGGAGTTTTCGTCACCGATGGAGGCGAAACAATTAGCTATTATCTCAACGATTTTGAAGGTAAAATTCCCACCTTTGCCGTCTCAGTGGAAGACACCACTGGGGCTGGAGATAGTTTTGTCGCTGGCTTAGTCCATCAACTCTGTCAAAAAGGACTAAATAACTTTAGTAACGCTCATTCTGTAAAAGAAAGCATCATTTATGCCTCTGCGGTCGGAGGATTAACCACTACGAGATCAGGCGCGATCGCAGCTCAACCGACAGATTCAGAGGTGAAGCAGTTTTTAAAATCTCAAAACTGA
- a CDS encoding DEAD/DEAH box helicase translates to MSRRSPKLWYHQGTLLLHPPPRGKSWIDFATWDDRVEKFRIPAIYYRSLVETLQGEKINFIDEAKEFHSLALNSRFEMTPYPHQAEALEGWKQQGRQGIVVLPTAAGKTYLAQLAMEATPRSTLIVVPTLDLMHQWYAQLEAAFPDVELGLLGGGSHDRSDILIATYNSAAIHAETLGNRYGLLIFDECHHLPTDFFRVIAEHSIAPYRLGLTATPERSDGHERDLEALIGSIVYRKTSKDLSGDALANYKIVEIKVKLSPKEKEIYQTSIKTRNQFLKQKRISLSNLQGWQLFVKESARSQEGRRAMLAHRKAKEIALGTESKLRVLTELITKHSPEPILIFTNDNATVYRISQDFLIPAITHQTPVKERHLILQNFKSGEYKTLVASHVLNEGVDVPDARIAIILSGTGSAREYIQRLGRVLRKGKTKDKQAILYEVIAEETSEEKTSERRRSDPAKKQGQVEMFPSRKKDTTSIPKAAEKSGDYNIDH, encoded by the coding sequence ATGTCACGACGATCGCCCAAACTTTGGTATCATCAAGGAACGCTACTTCTACATCCGCCACCGCGAGGGAAAAGCTGGATCGATTTTGCCACCTGGGACGATCGCGTTGAGAAGTTTCGTATCCCAGCAATTTATTATCGTTCCCTAGTAGAAACCTTACAAGGAGAAAAGATCAATTTTATTGATGAAGCAAAAGAGTTTCACTCACTCGCGTTAAACTCCCGTTTTGAAATGACTCCCTATCCTCATCAAGCAGAGGCGTTAGAAGGATGGAAGCAACAGGGAAGACAAGGAATTGTAGTGTTACCAACGGCGGCGGGAAAAACCTATTTAGCCCAGTTAGCAATGGAAGCCACACCGCGCAGCACGTTAATTGTTGTTCCTACTTTAGATTTAATGCACCAGTGGTATGCCCAATTAGAGGCGGCGTTTCCAGATGTGGAATTAGGATTATTGGGAGGGGGATCGCACGATCGAAGCGACATTCTGATTGCTACTTATAACAGTGCGGCGATTCATGCGGAAACATTAGGAAATCGGTATGGGCTGCTAATTTTTGATGAATGCCATCATCTGCCAACAGACTTTTTTCGAGTGATTGCAGAACACTCGATCGCCCCCTATCGTCTAGGACTAACCGCAACCCCAGAACGTTCCGATGGACATGAACGAGACTTAGAAGCCCTCATCGGTTCGATCGTTTATCGTAAAACCAGCAAAGATTTATCAGGGGATGCCCTAGCCAATTATAAAATCGTTGAAATAAAAGTCAAACTATCACCAAAAGAAAAAGAAATTTATCAAACATCAATCAAAACTCGTAATCAATTTTTAAAACAAAAACGTATTTCTCTTAGCAATCTTCAAGGATGGCAATTATTTGTCAAAGAAAGTGCGCGATCGCAAGAAGGAAGACGGGCAATGTTAGCCCATCGTAAAGCCAAAGAAATCGCTTTAGGAACAGAAAGCAAACTGAGAGTTTTAACCGAACTAATCACCAAACATTCCCCAGAACCAATTTTAATTTTTACCAACGATAACGCAACAGTGTATCGCATTTCTCAAGACTTTTTAATCCCTGCAATCACTCATCAAACTCCAGTTAAAGAACGCCATTTAATTCTACAAAACTTTAAATCGGGAGAATATAAAACCCTAGTTGCCTCTCATGTCTTAAATGAAGGAGTAGATGTTCCCGATGCGAGAATTGCGATTATTTTATCAGGAACAGGGTCAGCGCGAGAATATATTCAAAGATTAGGTCGAGTATTAAGAAAAGGGAAAACCAAAGACAAGCAAGCGATTCTTTATGAAGTAATTGCCGAAGAAACCAGCGAAGAAAAAACCTCAGAACGTCGGCGTAGTGATCCCGCTAAAAAACAAGGTCAAGTTGAGATGTTTCCCTCTCGAAAAAAAGACACTACTTCTATTCCCAAAGCAGCCGAAAAAAGCGGAGATTATAATATTGATCATTAA